One uncultured Pseudodesulfovibrio sp. genomic window carries:
- a CDS encoding metal ABC transporter ATP-binding protein, protein MAEPVVEIQGLNYSPGGLPVLENVDLRIEQGDYLAVLGPNGGGKSTLLKLILGLVRPDSGTIRVLGLRPGDAGGRIGYLPQHTVVASSFPITVLEAVCMGTVKPGFKGMSGRHSKIDHDKARQALQKVGMLEYQARSLARLSGGQKQRVFIARALVDSPELLLLDEPTASVDSASRMSLFALLNELNKEMSVIMVSHDISSLASGVKSVACVNRTLHFHKAPEITDDMFTMAYGGSGDHCCPVELVTHGHVPHRVLAPHEQAEAENGGES, encoded by the coding sequence GTGGCTGAGCCCGTTGTCGAAATACAGGGCCTGAATTATTCACCGGGCGGCCTGCCGGTGTTGGAAAATGTCGACCTGCGCATCGAGCAGGGCGACTATTTGGCTGTGCTCGGCCCGAACGGCGGTGGCAAGTCCACTCTGCTCAAGCTCATTCTCGGTCTGGTCCGGCCCGACAGCGGTACTATCCGCGTGCTCGGCCTGCGGCCGGGCGATGCCGGAGGGCGCATCGGGTATCTCCCCCAGCACACTGTCGTCGCCAGTTCCTTTCCCATCACCGTGCTCGAGGCGGTCTGCATGGGCACGGTCAAGCCCGGTTTCAAGGGCATGTCCGGCCGCCACTCCAAGATCGACCACGACAAGGCCCGCCAGGCCCTGCAGAAGGTCGGCATGCTCGAATACCAGGCGCGCAGCCTGGCCCGGTTGTCCGGCGGGCAGAAACAGCGCGTGTTCATCGCCCGCGCTCTGGTGGACAGCCCGGAACTGCTTCTGCTCGACGAACCCACGGCCAGCGTGGACTCGGCCAGCCGCATGTCCCTGTTCGCCCTGCTCAACGAGCTGAACAAGGAAATGAGCGTGATCATGGTCAGCCACGACATCTCGTCGCTGGCCTCCGGGGTCAAGTCCGTGGCCTGCGTCAACCGGACCCTGCATTTCCACAAGGCTCCCGAAATCACCGACGATATGTTCACCATGGCTTACGGCGGGTCCGGAGATCACTGCTGCCCGGTGGAGCTTGTCACCCACGGCCATGTGCCGCACCGGGTGCTGGCCCCCCATGAACAGGCGGAAGCGGAAAACGGCGGTGAGTCATGA
- a CDS encoding iron chelate uptake ABC transporter family permease subunit — protein sequence MMDVLSFDFMQNALAAGLLASLICGIIGSLVVVNRIVFISGGIAHASYGGVGLAFILGLPVLPVTSAFTVCMALIMAMVTLHARERVDTVIGVIWAAGMALGIILLDFTPGYNVDLMSYLFGSILAVPRSDLWIMGGLAAIVIVLVLVFYRGFMVMSFDEEFARSRGVPVNFLYILLIVMVGLSVVMIIRVVGLILVIALLTIPPFIAERRTRSLRVMMILSTALSAVFTVCGLMLSYALDITSGASIIAVAAIGFFISLLIPQKTA from the coding sequence ATGATGGACGTTCTGAGTTTCGATTTCATGCAGAACGCTTTGGCGGCAGGGCTTCTGGCCAGCCTCATCTGCGGAATCATCGGTTCCCTGGTGGTGGTCAACCGCATCGTGTTCATTTCCGGCGGTATCGCCCACGCTTCCTACGGCGGCGTCGGGCTGGCCTTCATCCTGGGCCTTCCGGTCCTGCCCGTGACATCGGCCTTTACCGTTTGCATGGCCCTGATCATGGCGATGGTCACCCTGCACGCCCGGGAGCGGGTGGACACGGTCATCGGCGTCATATGGGCAGCGGGCATGGCGCTGGGTATCATCCTTCTCGACTTCACCCCCGGCTACAATGTGGATCTGATGAGCTATCTGTTCGGCTCCATACTGGCCGTGCCGCGCTCGGACCTGTGGATCATGGGCGGTCTGGCCGCCATCGTCATCGTCCTGGTGCTGGTGTTTTATCGGGGCTTCATGGTCATGAGCTTCGACGAGGAGTTCGCCCGCTCCAGGGGAGTCCCCGTCAATTTCCTGTATATCCTGCTCATCGTCATGGTCGGTCTGAGCGTGGTCATGATCATCCGCGTGGTCGGCCTGATTCTGGTCATTGCCCTGTTGACGATCCCGCCGTTCATCGCCGAGCGGCGGACCCGCTCGCTCAGGGTCATGATGATCCTGTCCACGGCCCTGTCGGCCGTGTTCACAGTGTGCGGGCTGATGCTTTCCTATGCGCTGGACATCACCTCGG